A window of Paucidesulfovibrio gracilis DSM 16080 contains these coding sequences:
- a CDS encoding tRNA-binding protein, which translates to MINFDDFLKVDIRVGMIRRAEPFPKARKPAYKLWIDLGETLGVKKSSAQITEQYRPEDLENQLVLCVVNFPPRQIADFMSEVLTLGVDGHDNSGVILLQPERDAPLGSRVY; encoded by the coding sequence ATGATCAATTTCGACGACTTTCTCAAGGTGGATATCCGCGTGGGCATGATCCGGCGGGCCGAACCGTTTCCCAAAGCGCGCAAACCCGCCTACAAGCTCTGGATCGACCTCGGCGAGACCCTTGGCGTCAAAAAATCCAGCGCCCAAATCACGGAACAGTACCGGCCCGAAGACCTGGAAAACCAACTCGTGCTCTGCGTGGTGAATTTTCCGCCCCGCCAGATCGCGGACTTCATGTCCGAAGTGCTCACCCTGGGAGTGGACGGACACGACAACAGCGGCGTGATCCTGCTCCAGCCCGAACGGGACGCCCCCCTCGGCTCCCGGGTGTACTGA
- a CDS encoding esterase/lipase family protein: MNMLLFLVLFIVLIFPGLCYLVSIASNALRGNLERIADESGGLWLGVLAGWFNAMGATVLISLSYPFQRLLRRRGGGTGTPVVLIHGLYHNPAAWLLFARWLERRGYGNSYTVGYGSFTTVFSEIVQEAGRVVDQALESNPGQRVLLCGHSLGGLVCRALLAEKRFQGRIAGVATMGTPHRGSLLGHVAIGGLGRSLRPGSRVMRDLDELSEPRDVPRLALFTPLDNMVMPEQCLRVGREGWMEDRLPLRVSHVGMIYHRPLAERVVTFFRLAEAMSEWNGQGRDCDMP, from the coding sequence ATGAATATGCTGTTGTTTCTCGTCCTCTTTATCGTCCTGATTTTTCCAGGTCTTTGTTACCTCGTGAGCATAGCGTCCAATGCATTGCGCGGCAACCTGGAACGCATCGCCGATGAAAGCGGTGGGTTGTGGCTGGGCGTATTGGCCGGATGGTTCAACGCCATGGGAGCCACGGTGCTCATCAGTTTGAGTTACCCGTTCCAGCGATTGCTTCGGCGGCGGGGCGGCGGAACGGGAACACCCGTGGTGCTTATTCACGGGCTGTATCACAATCCTGCGGCCTGGCTGCTGTTTGCCCGATGGCTGGAGCGTCGCGGCTACGGCAATAGTTATACCGTGGGGTACGGCAGCTTCACCACCGTGTTTTCCGAAATCGTGCAGGAGGCGGGCCGTGTGGTGGACCAGGCGCTGGAGTCCAATCCGGGACAGCGCGTACTGCTTTGCGGTCATAGCCTTGGCGGGCTGGTTTGCCGTGCATTGCTGGCGGAAAAACGTTTTCAGGGGCGGATAGCCGGGGTGGCGACCATGGGCACGCCGCACCGCGGCAGCTTGCTGGGACATGTGGCCATTGGCGGGCTGGGGCGGAGCCTGCGGCCCGGTTCCCGGGTCATGCGCGATCTGGACGAGCTGTCCGAACCCCGGGACGTTCCGCGGCTGGCCTTGTTCACCCCGCTGGACAATATGGTCATGCCTGAACAGTGTCTGCGCGTGGGGCGCGAGGGGTGGATGGAAGACCGGCTTCCACTGCGGGTCAGCCATGTGGGGATGATCTACCATCGCCCGCTGGCCGAGCGCGTGGTCACGTTTTTTCGGCTGGCCGAGGCCATGTCGGAATGGAATGGGCAGGGCCGCGATTGCGATATGCCTTGA